Proteins from a single region of Chryseobacterium sp. T16E-39:
- a CDS encoding HET-C-related protein, with amino-acid sequence MSRTRIVKGNITKIVGGDYKRYSKDNIENIGSKVIQIGKEGGVVYGDPEKFIPPPIDIQKSEYKLESTYAHEQLMSLAKELGEITFMLFMTQIFGYEIDAEALSRLYRDLSDNKIKAPEIIVSKGLVGRRGGPAGYSNKRKVIIVNEKFVEDATKDNDKRAELMAALVEEYGHHIDNLLRTELTSNGIPDTDVIDEGAKFAYYLFRFDIFKESQLKFAKAELPTFKGDLIIDFSTLHSKVTAYVEEDRQYDEDPTDDISNYGAGRNRKHNKNAAFAHGDIEFEALVSKELYTEDQVRKIYFGNWLRDFSQVIVKITVRGTNAAIKAQKNKVIKEVSPMQLSHEGWVQLIKILAIREFVFDPLKDSGKNPADDYKTLEEKFNKEFGGLTKDILGIYRPEEHIDNPYGLADESDATDDKGKVISFMYDGTGREKKLYAGDNGQSWKIDATKNMSSFFWKDFPERPSSVSYVKEQLKLAASKRGTPEGFRHLGGALHVLEDYFSHTNFVEISLRRLGVDAYPWVSYYKGKPYTEIPVVSGRFLTDDTMASVGPKMGDLLFDPTIKEYKRRVPGQRSLAEKFIISVLEDLGKGQKSDKAEKSASYLGVDYATWLSWFNQFLKFQDFLAQEYQNADNKEWMSRDFFEKLGARSAENLQKGMGYTGQIMAFFPKLVFNLVLGSFDEVIPEAQSHMNTNYGVNPSHSQIAKDSYSHPLNKISAELAKIAVKEVTTRFKNGMDGAALADYTTKTYFVHPSSPNARWSDSYLTDWVARNPAIVKNLKYGTIYEHAEHELLEMNSESVKKIKEIMGYFEKLTK; translated from the coding sequence ATGAGCAGAACAAGAATTGTTAAAGGGAATATTACCAAAATTGTTGGCGGAGATTATAAAAGATACTCTAAAGATAATATTGAAAATATAGGAAGCAAAGTCATTCAGATCGGAAAAGAGGGCGGAGTGGTTTATGGAGATCCTGAAAAATTTATACCTCCTCCGATAGATATTCAGAAAAGTGAATATAAACTGGAAAGTACCTATGCTCATGAGCAACTGATGAGTCTCGCAAAAGAACTTGGAGAGATCACATTTATGCTCTTTATGACACAGATTTTTGGATATGAGATTGATGCAGAGGCATTAAGCAGGCTTTATAGAGATTTAAGTGACAACAAGATCAAAGCTCCGGAAATTATTGTTTCTAAAGGGTTGGTAGGAAGAAGAGGAGGTCCTGCCGGCTACAGCAATAAAAGAAAAGTAATCATTGTTAACGAAAAGTTTGTAGAAGACGCAACAAAGGACAATGATAAAAGGGCAGAGCTGATGGCAGCTCTTGTTGAGGAATATGGACATCATATTGACAATCTTCTCCGTACAGAACTGACTTCGAACGGAATTCCTGATACAGATGTTATAGACGAAGGAGCAAAATTTGCTTACTATCTGTTCAGATTCGATATTTTTAAAGAATCACAACTGAAATTTGCTAAAGCTGAGCTTCCGACTTTTAAAGGTGATCTTATTATCGATTTTTCAACTCTACACTCCAAGGTGACAGCGTATGTAGAAGAAGACAGGCAGTATGATGAAGATCCGACGGATGATATCTCCAATTACGGAGCGGGAAGGAATCGTAAACATAATAAAAATGCGGCATTTGCCCATGGAGATATAGAGTTTGAAGCGTTGGTTTCAAAGGAACTGTATACAGAAGATCAGGTTCGTAAAATTTATTTTGGAAACTGGTTAAGGGATTTTTCCCAGGTCATTGTAAAAATTACAGTGAGGGGTACTAATGCTGCAATTAAGGCCCAGAAAAATAAGGTGATCAAAGAGGTCAGTCCGATGCAGCTTTCTCATGAAGGATGGGTGCAATTGATCAAGATTTTAGCCATCAGAGAATTTGTTTTTGATCCATTGAAAGATTCAGGAAAAAATCCTGCAGACGATTATAAAACCCTGGAAGAAAAATTTAACAAAGAATTTGGAGGCCTTACCAAAGATATTCTGGGAATTTATCGTCCCGAGGAACATATTGATAATCCCTATGGGCTGGCTGATGAATCTGATGCTACAGATGATAAAGGAAAAGTGATTTCTTTTATGTATGATGGAACGGGTAGGGAGAAAAAACTTTATGCCGGAGATAATGGCCAATCCTGGAAAATAGATGCCACTAAAAATATGTCCTCTTTCTTTTGGAAAGATTTTCCGGAACGTCCGTCTTCTGTTAGCTATGTAAAAGAGCAACTTAAGCTGGCCGCTTCTAAAAGAGGAACACCGGAAGGCTTCAGACATCTTGGAGGGGCACTGCATGTTTTAGAAGATTATTTTTCACATACTAATTTTGTAGAAATCTCTTTGAGGAGATTAGGAGTCGATGCCTATCCGTGGGTGTCTTATTACAAAGGAAAACCATATACTGAAATTCCGGTAGTTAGCGGCAGGTTTTTAACAGATGATACGATGGCCAGTGTCGGTCCTAAAATGGGTGATCTCCTGTTTGATCCTACCATTAAAGAGTATAAAAGACGGGTGCCGGGACAGAGGTCTCTCGCTGAAAAATTTATTATCAGTGTACTGGAAGATCTTGGTAAAGGACAAAAATCTGACAAGGCAGAGAAAAGTGCCAGTTATTTAGGGGTGGATTATGCTACCTGGTTATCATGGTTTAATCAATTTCTGAAATTTCAGGATTTTCTTGCTCAGGAATATCAGAATGCAGATAACAAAGAGTGGATGTCAAGAGATTTCTTTGAGAAATTAGGGGCTCGCAGTGCTGAGAACCTTCAAAAAGGAATGGGATATACAGGACAAATTATGGCCTTTTTTCCAAAACTTGTTTTTAATCTGGTGCTGGGTTCTTTTGATGAGGTTATTCCCGAAGCGCAATCTCATATGAATACCAATTATGGGGTTAACCCTTCTCACTCTCAGATTGCAAAAGACAGCTATTCCCATCCTCTTAATAAGATCAGCGCAGAGTTGGCAAAAATAGCGGTAAAAGAGGTAACAACAAGGTTTAAAAATGGGATGGATGGTGCTGCATTGGCTGACTACACAACCAAAACCTATTTTGTTCATCCGTCATCTCCCAATGCGAGATGGAGTGATTCCTACCTTACTGATTGGGTGGCAAGAAATCCTGCCATAGTAAAGAATCTGAAATATGGGACCATTTACGAACATGCAGAACATGAGTTACTGGAAATGAATAGTGAGAGTGTAAAGAAAATAAAGGAAATCATGGGGTATTTTGAAAAGCTCACCAAATGA